A single region of the Halopiger xanaduensis SH-6 genome encodes:
- a CDS encoding DUF5783 family protein — protein MSNGSAEFDPAKFEDKYVHYFEELEAAYSNAYQQLHGKYDSTVLKAIDRQVLAESEPFYEGDGEFRVELPDDVEDRVGSVADHEQFEAVLEELVDRIERELQQIFGFEATE, from the coding sequence ATGAGCAACGGGAGCGCCGAGTTCGACCCCGCGAAGTTCGAGGACAAGTACGTGCATTACTTCGAGGAACTCGAGGCGGCCTACTCCAACGCCTACCAGCAACTGCACGGGAAGTACGATTCGACGGTGCTGAAGGCGATCGACCGGCAGGTACTCGCGGAGAGCGAGCCATTTTATGAGGGGGACGGCGAGTTCCGCGTCGAACTCCCCGACGACGTCGAGGATCGCGTCGGCAGCGTCGCCGACCACGAACAGTTCGAGGCCGTCCTCGAGGAACTCGTCGACCGGATCGAACGCGAGTTGCAGCAGATCTTCGGATTCGAGGCGACCGAGTAG
- the psmB gene encoding archaeal proteasome endopeptidase complex subunit beta, whose product MRTPQHNSDFSRTVDQLADDTDPYAPEVGRMPQNDLSMNDLDNVNKTGTTTIGITTTDGVVIATDMRASLGGRFVSNKNVQKVEQIHPTGALTLVGSVGGAQSFISTLRAEVNLYESRRGENMSIDALASLAGNFARGGPFFAIHPILGGVDEDGSHVFSIDPAGGVMEDDYTVTGSGMQLAYGLLEQEYEDDLSNDEATTIAASAIKSAAERDTGSGNGVFLCEITDEGVDIHGHHDFDEVV is encoded by the coding sequence ATGCGTACGCCTCAACACAACTCCGACTTCTCCCGGACGGTCGACCAGTTGGCCGACGACACCGACCCCTACGCGCCGGAAGTCGGGCGCATGCCCCAGAACGATCTTTCGATGAACGATCTTGACAACGTCAACAAGACGGGGACGACGACCATCGGCATCACGACCACCGACGGCGTCGTCATCGCGACGGACATGCGCGCCAGCCTCGGCGGCCGGTTCGTCTCGAACAAGAACGTCCAGAAGGTCGAGCAGATCCACCCGACCGGCGCCTTGACCCTCGTCGGCAGCGTCGGCGGCGCCCAGTCGTTCATCTCGACGCTGCGGGCCGAAGTCAACCTCTACGAGTCCCGCCGCGGCGAGAACATGAGCATCGACGCGCTGGCGAGCCTCGCGGGCAACTTCGCCCGCGGCGGCCCGTTCTTCGCCATCCACCCCATCCTGGGCGGCGTCGACGAGGACGGCAGCCACGTCTTCAGCATCGACCCCGCCGGCGGCGTCATGGAGGACGACTACACGGTCACCGGCTCCGGCATGCAGCTGGCCTACGGCCTGCTCGAGCAGGAGTACGAGGACGACCTCTCGAACGACGAGGCGACGACCATCGCCGCCAGCGCGATCAAGTCCGCCGCCGAGCGCGACACCGGCTCCGGTAACGGCGTCTTCCTCTGTGAAATCACCGACGAGGGCGTCGACATCCACGGCCACCACGACTTCGACGAGGTCGTCTAA
- the citE gene encoding L-malyl-CoA/beta-methylmalyl-CoA lyase — translation MTTDDNDTDIRLCRTFQTAPAAVPKDDSAKYLTSGLEADGFQAPDWLVPDLEDGTAPDMKAEGLENTIEQVPRYEFPGEIWPRVEWSYEDGTYREKGREQIDRLASAIGDEIEGVVVPKVGRLEDVRRAAEAVAEAEREHGYPDGSIGLSIIVETGRARSDLREIAKFGEDSRLTALVFGPVDYTAELGGRDLGDGRPRWDGLLEALSNEASAAGLLSIGGPFDDLFKERAGLTYYNAEEYADQIEHEARLGLDGSWSLYPKQTIQANTIHMPTPDELERDVHKIERFNEAKREGTGAVTIDGQMVDEATFKNFVNTVRTVRAIDERRPDQTGDYYDDELLERALELELSYA, via the coding sequence ATGACGACTGACGACAACGACACTGACATCCGACTCTGCCGAACCTTCCAGACCGCACCGGCCGCCGTTCCCAAAGACGACTCGGCGAAGTACCTCACCTCCGGCCTCGAGGCCGACGGCTTCCAGGCCCCCGACTGGCTCGTGCCCGACTTAGAGGACGGGACCGCGCCCGACATGAAGGCCGAGGGCCTCGAGAACACGATCGAGCAGGTGCCTCGGTACGAGTTCCCCGGCGAGATCTGGCCCCGCGTGGAGTGGAGCTACGAGGACGGGACCTACCGCGAGAAGGGCCGCGAGCAGATCGACCGGCTCGCGAGCGCGATCGGCGACGAGATCGAGGGCGTCGTCGTCCCCAAGGTCGGCCGCCTCGAGGACGTCCGGCGGGCCGCCGAGGCCGTCGCGGAGGCCGAGCGCGAGCACGGCTATCCCGACGGTTCGATCGGCCTCTCGATCATCGTCGAGACCGGCCGGGCTCGCTCGGATCTTCGCGAGATCGCGAAGTTCGGCGAGGATTCCCGCCTCACGGCGCTGGTTTTCGGCCCCGTCGACTACACCGCCGAACTCGGCGGCCGCGACTTAGGCGACGGCCGGCCGCGCTGGGACGGCCTGCTCGAGGCGCTCTCGAACGAGGCCAGCGCCGCGGGCCTGCTCTCGATCGGCGGGCCGTTCGACGACCTGTTCAAGGAACGGGCCGGCCTGACCTACTACAACGCAGAGGAGTACGCCGACCAGATCGAGCACGAGGCCCGACTGGGCCTAGACGGATCGTGGTCGCTGTACCCAAAGCAGACGATCCAGGCCAACACGATCCACATGCCCACGCCCGACGAACTCGAGCGCGACGTGCATAAGATCGAGCGGTTCAACGAGGCCAAACGCGAGGGCACCGGCGCGGTGACCATCGACGGCCAGATGGTCGACGAGGCGACGTTCAAGAACTTCGTGAACACGGTGCGGACGGTGCGGGCGATCGACGAACGGCGTCCGGACCAGACCGGCGACTACTACGACGACGAGTTGCTCGAGCGCGCGCTCGAACTCGAACTGTCGTACGCGTAG
- a CDS encoding CBS domain-containing protein, with protein sequence MELPTPADLRQRRTELGLTQSELAEKADVSQPLIARIEGGDVDPRLSTLRRIVNALEQAESDVVRAADLMNESVVSVSPNDAVKEAARKMEEEAYSQLAVIQEGIPVGSISESDLVHLDSQARDEPVEEHMSESFPTVSKDATLDEISNLLEHYKAVMITEAGETVGIITEADIASRFS encoded by the coding sequence ATGGAACTCCCGACGCCCGCCGACCTGCGCCAGCGTCGCACCGAACTCGGGCTGACCCAGAGCGAACTCGCCGAGAAGGCCGACGTCTCCCAGCCGCTGATCGCGCGCATCGAGGGCGGCGACGTCGACCCGCGGCTCTCGACGCTCCGCCGGATCGTCAACGCCTTGGAGCAGGCCGAAAGCGACGTCGTCCGCGCGGCGGATCTGATGAACGAGAGCGTCGTCAGCGTCTCGCCGAACGACGCCGTCAAGGAGGCCGCGCGCAAGATGGAGGAGGAAGCCTACTCCCAGCTCGCGGTCATCCAGGAGGGCATCCCCGTCGGCTCGATCAGCGAGAGCGATCTCGTCCACCTCGACTCCCAAGCGCGCGACGAACCCGTCGAGGAACACATGAGCGAGAGCTTCCCGACCGTCTCGAAGGACGCGACCCTAGACGAGATCAGTAACCTGCTCGAGCACTACAAGGCGGTGATGATCACCGAGGCGGGCGAGACGGTGGGGATCATCACCGAGGCCGACATCGCCTCGCGGTTCTCGTAA
- a CDS encoding winged helix-turn-helix domain-containing protein, whose amino-acid sequence MSLEFSSSDDPAGLESIVAALDDDACRRIIAVLEEPLTADEIADEADVPLSSTYKKLDRLADADLVTEANGIRQDPNAKSRYVANFDRIAINLGDDRTLRVDIGREKRTSLDLFSDIEQEF is encoded by the coding sequence ATGTCACTCGAGTTTTCGTCGTCCGACGATCCCGCCGGCCTCGAGTCGATCGTGGCCGCGCTCGACGACGACGCGTGCCGTCGGATCATCGCGGTGCTCGAGGAGCCGCTGACGGCCGACGAAATCGCCGACGAGGCGGATGTTCCCCTCTCCTCGACGTACAAGAAACTCGACCGGCTGGCCGACGCGGACCTGGTGACTGAAGCGAACGGGATCCGCCAGGATCCGAACGCCAAATCGCGGTACGTCGCGAACTTCGACCGGATCGCGATCAACCTCGGCGACGACCGGACGCTCCGCGTCGATATCGGCCGCGAGAAGCGAACGTCGCTCGACCTCTTTTCGGATATCGAGCAGGAGTTCTAA
- a CDS encoding uracil-DNA glycosylase, protein MDEQCRNCPALCETRAQVVHGYGDVGADFLFVGEQPTSAADETGVPLVAGPDGDAEAETGGADLRRILERLALCDATSPREEPLLENVYCTNLTRCREPERPPTDEEIGNCEPYLNAEIRMINPEILIPVGERALTELGKEYTTTPVEELELSDAHATTIRGRGFELVPMIAPPEQTDEQTQAWVEHFAELMASDYRQTKGRQGR, encoded by the coding sequence ATGGACGAGCAGTGTCGGAACTGTCCCGCGCTCTGCGAGACGCGCGCGCAGGTCGTCCACGGCTACGGCGACGTCGGCGCGGACTTCCTGTTCGTCGGCGAACAGCCGACGTCGGCGGCCGACGAGACGGGCGTTCCGCTCGTCGCCGGTCCGGACGGGGATGCGGAAGCCGAAACCGGCGGCGCCGACCTCCGCCGCATCCTCGAGCGCCTCGCCCTCTGCGACGCGACCTCCCCGCGCGAGGAACCGCTCCTCGAGAACGTCTACTGTACGAACCTCACCCGGTGTCGCGAGCCCGAGCGGCCGCCGACCGACGAGGAGATCGGCAACTGCGAGCCCTATCTCAACGCCGAGATCCGGATGATCAACCCCGAGATCCTGATTCCGGTGGGTGAGCGCGCGCTCACGGAACTGGGCAAGGAGTACACGACGACGCCGGTCGAGGAACTCGAACTGTCGGACGCCCACGCGACGACGATCCGCGGCCGCGGGTTCGAACTCGTCCCCATGATCGCCCCGCCGGAGCAGACCGACGAGCAGACCCAGGCGTGGGTCGAACACTTCGCCGAACTGATGGCCTCGGACTACCGCCAGACGAAGGGGCGCCAGGGTCGGTAA
- a CDS encoding Gfo/Idh/MocA family protein, with protein MSGDDIGIGVVGLGGMGHLHARAVEELGASVVAGADLVPEQQQRFADEFNAATYETHEDLLENDDVDAVIVTTPNRFHEPITVAALEAGRHVLVEKPLAHTLESAERVARTAAESDAICMVGFHNRHAASMVMFEEQHARGRFGELTHVEANYVRRRGVPGPGSWFTDPDLAGGGALLDIGVHALDLALYALDFPEIVEVSGTARTTFGTREEYADPEGFGDNWDAESETYEVDDSVSAFIRCADGTTVSLEAAWATNREESMDFRIRGTEGGAQFEIGDTNLKLLETGTAGSDHYADIQLTGEESMTGYAQQDEQFLRAIRSDAPPETNTVAEALTVQRVIDAIYRSSESGRAETVEMPDLEAEVTPRAD; from the coding sequence GTGAGCGGCGACGACATCGGTATCGGCGTCGTCGGCCTGGGCGGTATGGGACACCTACACGCCCGAGCCGTCGAGGAACTGGGCGCTTCGGTCGTCGCCGGCGCCGACCTCGTCCCCGAGCAACAGCAGCGGTTCGCCGATGAGTTCAACGCAGCGACCTACGAAACCCACGAGGACCTCCTCGAGAACGACGACGTCGACGCGGTGATCGTGACGACGCCCAACCGGTTCCACGAACCGATCACCGTCGCCGCGCTCGAGGCGGGTCGCCACGTTCTCGTCGAGAAACCCCTCGCACACACCCTAGAGAGCGCGGAGCGGGTCGCCCGGACGGCCGCCGAGAGCGACGCCATCTGTATGGTCGGCTTCCACAACCGCCACGCGGCCTCGATGGTCATGTTCGAGGAACAGCACGCCCGCGGCCGCTTCGGCGAGCTCACCCACGTCGAGGCCAACTACGTGCGCCGGCGGGGCGTCCCCGGCCCGGGCTCGTGGTTCACCGACCCCGATCTCGCCGGCGGCGGCGCCCTGCTGGATATCGGCGTCCACGCGCTCGATCTCGCCCTCTACGCGCTCGATTTCCCCGAGATCGTCGAGGTCTCGGGGACGGCCAGAACCACGTTCGGCACCCGCGAGGAGTACGCCGATCCCGAAGGCTTCGGCGACAACTGGGACGCCGAGAGCGAGACCTACGAGGTCGACGACTCGGTCAGCGCCTTCATCCGCTGTGCCGACGGCACGACGGTCTCGCTCGAGGCCGCGTGGGCGACCAACCGCGAGGAGAGCATGGACTTCCGCATCCGCGGCACCGAGGGCGGCGCGCAGTTCGAGATCGGCGACACGAACCTCAAGCTGCTCGAGACCGGCACCGCCGGCTCCGACCACTACGCGGACATCCAGTTGACCGGCGAGGAGTCGATGACCGGCTACGCGCAGCAGGACGAGCAGTTCCTCCGCGCGATCAGATCCGACGCTCCGCCGGAGACGAACACGGTCGCGGAGGCGCTGACCGTCCAGCGAGTCATCGACGCGATCTACCGCTCGAGCGAGTCCGGCCGCGCGGAGACGGTCGAGATGCCCGACCTCGAGGCCGAAGTGACCCCGCGGGCGGACTGA
- a CDS encoding alpha/beta fold hydrolase, giving the protein MDLPEEWTAGTVSANGIDHQYYRTGEGPPVVLAHGMYDNGRRWVRLGSELADDYEVIAYDARGHGRTDAPETGYDMTNRVADLVGIVDELGLPNPVLVGHSMGAATVACAAADHPDLPRALVLEAPARFREAPQMDMETARERSRKLVREAQDLSLEERIDQHYDDVDAEPEQIRRLAVATGECSPRVAMYAQEHRLVVETFDEITCPTLSLRPDLDVADRTSDLNAAERLASERLVHVPDAGHYVFRDAYDAALAELRTFLRRA; this is encoded by the coding sequence ATGGACCTCCCCGAGGAATGGACCGCCGGCACGGTCTCCGCCAACGGCATCGACCACCAGTACTACCGGACGGGTGAGGGGCCGCCGGTCGTCCTGGCCCACGGGATGTACGACAACGGGCGGCGCTGGGTCCGACTCGGCTCGGAACTGGCCGACGACTACGAGGTGATCGCGTACGACGCCCGCGGCCACGGCCGCACGGACGCCCCCGAAACCGGCTACGACATGACCAACCGCGTCGCGGACCTCGTCGGGATCGTCGACGAACTGGGGTTGCCGAATCCGGTACTCGTCGGCCACTCGATGGGCGCCGCGACGGTCGCGTGCGCAGCCGCAGATCACCCCGACCTCCCGCGCGCACTCGTGCTCGAGGCGCCCGCTCGGTTCCGCGAGGCGCCGCAAATGGATATGGAAACGGCTCGAGAGCGGAGCCGGAAACTCGTCCGTGAGGCGCAGGACCTCTCGCTCGAGGAGCGGATCGACCAGCACTACGACGACGTCGACGCCGAACCGGAACAGATCCGCCGGCTCGCCGTCGCGACCGGCGAGTGTAGTCCGCGCGTCGCGATGTACGCGCAGGAGCACCGGCTGGTCGTAGAAACGTTCGACGAGATTACCTGTCCGACGCTGAGCCTGCGTCCGGACCTCGACGTTGCGGACCGAACGTCGGACCTGAACGCAGCCGAGCGGTTGGCCAGCGAACGGCTCGTGCACGTACCCGACGCCGGACACTACGTGTTTCGCGACGCGTACGACGCCGCGCTCGCGGAGCTCCGGACGTTTCTGCGCCGGGCGTAA
- a CDS encoding OsmC family protein, translating to MSDNDLHEEQKPLKREYETNPEAAQLTLTATGEEQDDARACNVDIGRAIYEAELHEGAGGPGTGACSGDLLLGALAACSQLTAQAVAENFDIGDDVDISVEASGDLDLRGTMGVDEDAPVGFEDLRLDVTVEGDIGEETKAALRKYTERYCVVYQTLENPPDVETEWTFGE from the coding sequence ATGTCAGATAATGACTTGCACGAGGAACAGAAACCGTTAAAGCGAGAGTACGAAACGAACCCGGAGGCGGCACAGCTCACCCTCACGGCGACCGGCGAGGAGCAGGACGACGCTCGAGCGTGCAACGTCGACATCGGGCGCGCGATCTACGAAGCCGAGTTACACGAGGGGGCCGGCGGGCCCGGAACCGGCGCGTGCTCGGGCGATCTCCTGCTGGGGGCGCTGGCGGCGTGCTCCCAGCTCACGGCCCAGGCCGTCGCGGAGAACTTCGACATCGGAGACGACGTTGATATCAGCGTCGAGGCCAGCGGCGACCTCGATCTCCGGGGTACGATGGGCGTCGACGAGGACGCGCCGGTCGGCTTCGAGGACCTTCGACTCGACGTCACGGTCGAGGGCGATATCGGCGAGGAGACGAAGGCGGCGCTGCGGAAGTACACCGAGCGATACTGCGTCGTGTATCAGACCCTCGAGAACCCGCCGGATGTCGAGACGGAGTGGACGTTCGGAGAATGA
- a CDS encoding DUF555 domain-containing protein, with the protein MGNYLVAMEAAWLVRDVEEIDDAIGVAVSEAGKRLNSEDMDYVEVEVGATGCPACGEPFDSAFIAADTALVGLALEMEVYNADGEEHASRIAKSEVGGALRDVPLSVVEVVEVPEDE; encoded by the coding sequence ATGGGCAACTATCTCGTCGCGATGGAAGCTGCATGGCTCGTCCGTGACGTCGAGGAGATCGACGACGCGATCGGCGTCGCCGTCAGCGAAGCCGGGAAACGACTCAACAGCGAAGACATGGACTACGTCGAGGTCGAGGTCGGCGCGACGGGCTGTCCCGCCTGCGGCGAGCCCTTCGACTCCGCCTTCATCGCGGCCGACACCGCGCTCGTGGGTCTGGCCCTCGAGATGGAGGTCTACAACGCCGACGGCGAGGAACACGCCTCGCGAATCGCCAAGAGCGAGGTCGGCGGCGCGCTGCGCGACGTCCCCCTGTCGGTCGTGGAGGTCGTCGAGGTTCCCGAAGACGAGTAA
- a CDS encoding ThuA domain-containing protein, giving the protein MVTVTVWNEFRHEQEDEDAAAVYPDGIHATLADALEGHDPVDEVQTATLDEPEHGLTEDVLEATDVLFWWGHIAHDEVEDEIVDRVQERVLEGMGLIVLHSGHFSKIFKRLMGTTCDLQWREDGATERLWVVDPGHPIVDGIDECIELPQTEMYGEPFDVPEPDRLVFTSWFEGGEVFRSGCCYQRGKGRIFYFRPGHETFPIYENEEIRRVLRNAVEWASPREGSPRTFGERE; this is encoded by the coding sequence ATGGTCACCGTTACCGTCTGGAACGAGTTCCGACACGAGCAGGAAGACGAAGACGCCGCCGCCGTCTATCCGGACGGCATCCACGCGACGCTCGCGGACGCCCTCGAGGGGCACGACCCCGTCGACGAGGTGCAGACGGCCACGCTCGACGAACCCGAACACGGCCTTACGGAGGACGTACTCGAGGCAACGGACGTCCTGTTCTGGTGGGGCCACATCGCCCACGACGAGGTCGAAGACGAGATCGTCGACCGCGTCCAGGAGCGCGTCCTCGAGGGCATGGGGCTGATCGTGCTCCACTCCGGACACTTCTCGAAAATTTTCAAGCGCCTCATGGGGACGACCTGCGACCTCCAGTGGCGCGAGGACGGCGCCACCGAACGGCTCTGGGTCGTCGATCCCGGCCACCCGATCGTCGACGGCATCGACGAGTGCATCGAACTGCCCCAGACCGAGATGTACGGCGAGCCGTTCGACGTGCCCGAACCCGACCGCCTCGTGTTCACGAGCTGGTTCGAGGGCGGCGAGGTCTTCCGCAGCGGCTGTTGCTACCAGCGCGGGAAGGGCCGAATCTTCTACTTCCGGCCGGGCCACGAAACGTTCCCTATCTACGAGAACGAAGAAATCCGTCGCGTCCTCCGCAACGCCGTCGAGTGGGCGAGTCCGCGGGAGGGATCGCCGCGGACGTTCGGCGAGCGCGAGTAG
- a CDS encoding Mrp/NBP35 family ATP-binding protein — MDEDAVRDRLRTVEDPELGDDIVSLGLVNDIAVDGDEVSVDLALGAPYSPTESDIAAEAREVLIEAGLEPDLSASVPDRDDLSSDEQVLPGVKNVIAVASGKGGVGKSTVAVNLAAGLSQLGARVGLFDADVYGPNVPRMVDADEPPMATEDETLMPPEKYGVKLMSMAFLTGEDDPVIWRGPMVHKVITQLTEDVEWGHLDYLVVDLPPGTGDTQLTMLQTMPVTGAVIVTTPQDVALDDARKGLEMFAQHDTVVLGIAENMSSFACPDCGSQHDIFGSGGGREFADEHDMPFLGSIPLDPSVREGGDSGKPTVLDDDSEVGESFRTITENVANNTGIVHRRSVSQSQRAASRSDD, encoded by the coding sequence ATGGACGAAGACGCCGTTCGCGACCGCCTCCGGACGGTCGAGGATCCGGAACTCGGCGACGACATCGTTTCGCTCGGACTCGTCAACGACATCGCCGTCGACGGCGACGAGGTCTCGGTCGACTTGGCGCTGGGCGCGCCCTACTCGCCGACCGAATCGGACATCGCCGCCGAAGCCCGCGAGGTGCTCATCGAAGCGGGACTCGAGCCCGACCTCTCCGCGAGCGTTCCCGATCGAGACGACCTCTCGAGCGACGAGCAGGTGCTTCCGGGCGTCAAGAACGTCATCGCCGTCGCCTCCGGGAAGGGGGGCGTCGGGAAATCGACCGTCGCCGTCAACCTCGCTGCGGGACTCTCCCAACTCGGCGCGCGGGTCGGCCTGTTCGACGCCGACGTCTACGGGCCGAACGTGCCGCGGATGGTCGACGCCGACGAGCCGCCGATGGCCACCGAGGACGAGACGCTGATGCCGCCCGAGAAGTACGGCGTGAAGCTGATGAGCATGGCCTTCCTCACGGGCGAAGACGACCCCGTCATCTGGCGCGGTCCAATGGTCCACAAGGTCATCACCCAACTCACGGAGGACGTCGAGTGGGGCCACCTCGACTACCTCGTCGTCGACCTTCCCCCCGGAACTGGTGACACCCAACTAACCATGCTCCAGACGATGCCCGTCACCGGCGCGGTCATCGTGACGACGCCCCAGGACGTCGCCCTGGACGACGCCCGCAAAGGACTGGAGATGTTCGCCCAGCACGACACCGTCGTCCTCGGCATCGCCGAGAACATGTCCTCGTTCGCCTGCCCCGACTGCGGCAGCCAGCACGACATCTTCGGCTCCGGCGGCGGCCGGGAGTTCGCCGACGAACACGACATGCCGTTCCTCGGCTCGATCCCGCTGGATCCGAGCGTCCGCGAGGGCGGCGACAGCGGCAAACCGACCGTCCTCGACGACGACAGCGAGGTCGGCGAGTCGTTCCGGACGATCACCGAGAACGTCGCGAACAACACGGGGATCGTCCACCGGCGCAGCGTCTCCCAATCGCAGCGAGCGGCGTCTCGGAGCGATGACTGA
- a CDS encoding translation initiation factor eIF-2B, translated as MIDETVEEIQEMQTHSSSVVAVHAAQALEELLDREFATVDEYLRDLERNGTVLRRANPSHASLQTAIREIVKDVTDADPDTVEEGKELTAKKIDAVVSRVESGKRLAAENTVEHLEDGATLLTHDYSSTVIEALEQATAAGKTLDVYVTEARPRYIGRKTARTLADLEGVDTTLITDNAHGVYLEECDRVVVGMDCIVEDTLYNRVGTFPIASTANRLDVPVTVVGSASKIVSEGFVFENEFRSGSEVMPEPAEGFAVENPNYDATPVELLESVITDEGRREL; from the coding sequence ATGATCGACGAGACGGTCGAGGAGATTCAGGAAATGCAGACGCACAGCTCCTCGGTGGTCGCGGTCCACGCGGCTCAGGCGCTCGAGGAGCTGCTCGATCGAGAGTTCGCCACCGTCGACGAGTACCTCCGGGACCTCGAGCGCAACGGCACCGTGCTCCGGCGTGCGAACCCCTCCCACGCCTCGCTTCAGACTGCGATCCGGGAGATCGTCAAAGACGTCACCGACGCGGATCCGGACACCGTCGAGGAGGGCAAGGAACTCACCGCCAAGAAGATCGACGCCGTCGTCTCGCGGGTCGAATCCGGGAAACGACTGGCCGCCGAGAACACGGTCGAGCACCTCGAGGACGGCGCAACCCTGTTGACCCACGACTACTCCTCGACGGTGATCGAGGCCTTAGAGCAGGCGACTGCGGCCGGCAAGACCCTCGACGTGTACGTCACCGAAGCCCGACCCAGGTACATCGGCCGCAAGACCGCACGCACCCTCGCGGATCTCGAGGGCGTCGACACGACGCTGATCACCGACAACGCCCACGGCGTCTACCTCGAGGAGTGCGACCGCGTCGTCGTCGGGATGGACTGCATCGTCGAGGACACGCTCTACAACCGCGTCGGCACGTTCCCGATCGCCTCGACGGCGAACCGCCTCGACGTGCCGGTCACGGTGGTCGGCTCGGCGTCGAAGATCGTCAGCGAGGGGTTCGTCTTCGAGAACGAGTTCCGGTCGGGCAGCGAGGTCATGCCCGAGCCGGCAGAGGGATTCGCCGTCGAGAACCCCAACTACGACGCGACGCCGGTCGAGCTGCTCGAGAGCGTGATTACCGACGAAGGACGGCGGGAACTGTAG
- a CDS encoding hemolysin family protein yields MVDFALSGARLAGAFVLVALNGFFVAAEFAYVRVRSSAVEQMVAEGRSGSALLADAVDNLDDYLATTQLGITIASLGLGWLGEPAVAALLEPVLAPLLPEGVLHLVSFAVGFGFITFLHVVFGELAPKTIAIAQAERVALLVSPLMKFFYYIFFPGIIVFNGTANRFTRLLGVPPASETDETLSETELRTVLARSGQSGEIDTSEVEMIEQIFELDDSDVRDVMVPRPDAITVASDRPVAEVRSLILESGHTRYPVVDADDPDQVVGFVDAKDVLRALDASSSDSDAITAGDIARDLPIVPETTSVVDLLEQFQRERVQLAAVIDEWGVFEGLVTVEDVLEEVVGDLRDGFDADEPSIDSRGDGTYVVDGGVTVSTVNERLDTDFEADEFGTIGGLVLDRLGRVPEVGDRIEVDDYALEVAAVEGSRVDSLVVREEPRTAESSE; encoded by the coding sequence ATGGTAGATTTCGCGCTCTCCGGCGCGCGGCTCGCCGGCGCGTTCGTGTTGGTCGCGCTGAACGGCTTTTTCGTCGCCGCGGAGTTCGCCTACGTTCGCGTGCGATCCTCGGCCGTCGAGCAGATGGTCGCGGAGGGGCGGTCGGGCTCGGCCCTCCTGGCGGACGCCGTCGACAACTTAGACGACTACCTCGCGACGACGCAGCTGGGGATCACCATCGCCTCGCTGGGGCTGGGGTGGCTCGGCGAACCGGCCGTCGCGGCGCTGCTCGAGCCGGTCCTCGCGCCGCTCCTTCCCGAGGGGGTACTCCACCTGGTCTCGTTCGCGGTGGGCTTCGGGTTCATCACCTTCCTCCACGTCGTCTTCGGCGAACTCGCCCCGAAGACGATCGCCATCGCGCAGGCCGAGCGGGTCGCCCTGCTGGTTTCGCCGCTGATGAAGTTCTTCTACTACATCTTCTTCCCCGGAATCATCGTCTTCAACGGGACGGCGAATCGCTTCACGCGACTGCTCGGCGTTCCGCCGGCTTCGGAGACCGACGAGACGCTCTCCGAGACGGAACTGCGGACGGTGCTCGCCCGGTCCGGACAGAGCGGGGAGATCGACACGAGCGAAGTCGAAATGATCGAGCAAATCTTCGAACTCGACGACAGCGACGTCCGGGACGTGATGGTCCCGCGCCCAGACGCCATCACCGTCGCCAGCGATCGCCCGGTCGCGGAGGTTCGGTCGCTGATTCTCGAGTCCGGCCACACCCGGTATCCGGTGGTCGACGCCGACGATCCCGATCAGGTGGTGGGCTTCGTCGACGCCAAGGACGTGCTGCGGGCGCTCGACGCCTCGAGCTCGGACTCGGACGCGATCACCGCCGGCGACATCGCCCGCGACCTGCCGATCGTCCCCGAGACGACGTCGGTCGTCGACCTGCTCGAGCAGTTCCAGCGCGAGCGGGTCCAGCTGGCCGCGGTCATCGACGAGTGGGGCGTCTTCGAGGGCTTGGTCACGGTCGAAGACGTCCTCGAAGAGGTCGTCGGCGACCTCCGCGACGGGTTCGACGCCGACGAGCCGTCGATCGACAGCCGCGGGGACGGCACCTACGTCGTCGACGGCGGGGTCACGGTGTCGACGGTCAACGAACGGCTGGATACGGATTTCGAGGCCGACGAGTTCGGCACCATCGGCGGCCTCGTCCTCGACCGACTGGGACGCGTGCCGGAGGTCGGCGACCGGATCGAGGTCGACGACTACGCGCTCGAGGTCGCCGCTGTCGAGGGGTCTCGGGTCGACTCGCTGGTGGTCCGCGAGGAGCCGCGGACCGCGGAATCCTCCGAGTGA